In one window of Tripterygium wilfordii isolate XIE 37 chromosome 1, ASM1340144v1, whole genome shotgun sequence DNA:
- the LOC120016115 gene encoding uncharacterized protein LOC120016115 isoform X2: protein MEGIKGDDGGGGGGGGGGGVGVGEVDMGDGMQCSDHPYRNNPGGICAFCLQEKLGKLVSSSFPLPVRGSSSSSSSPSFRSAIGSSASTAGTTGTSSLSFAVRPTTRDHQEFYARRTRIPFILAKKKKKIIASSQSDRDIVFKRSKSTTTPRRNRTFLDTVDGDYFSPRKRTGFWSFLYKSNSAKKTEKLTPFSAATAVTTPAGSVVKPKERCLGSSLSEGGDNNHNIVVKEDDEFSPNSQATASASSFERKVSRSRSVGCGSRSFSGDFFERISTGFGDCTLRRVESQREGKPKIPQGVMKERVKCGGLFSGFIMTSSSSSSSSSSHWVSSSSAEDMNRKSTTAVATVTAGPPVNVHGRSRSWVWAFASPMRAFSTKPSSKDGNKRHSNIREASRRLLVIASR from the coding sequence ATGGAAGGAATCAAAGgagatgatggtggtggtggaggtggaggtggtggtggtggagttgGTGTCGGTGAAGTCGACATGGGAGATGGAATGCAATGCAGTGACCATCCTTATAGAAACAACCCTGGAGGGATCTGTGCATTCTGTCTTCAAGAAAAGCTTGGCAAGCTTGTTTCGTCTTCGTTTCCTTTACCTGTTCGTGGGTCTTCGTCGtcttcttcatctccttcttttaGATCTGCCATTGGAAGTTCTGCTAGCACTGCTGGTACTACTGGAacttcttcactttcttttgCAGTCCGTCCCACAACAAGAGATCACCAAGAGTTCTATGCAAGGCGGACCAGGATTCCATTTATTTtagcgaagaagaagaagaaaatcattGCTTCATCGCAATCTGATCGTGACATTGTTTTCAAGAGAAGCAAATCCACTACAACCCCAAGAAGAAACCGTACTTTCTTGGATACTGTCGATGGAGACTACTTCAGTCCAAGAAAACGAACTGGGTTTTGGTCATTTCTGTACAAATCCAACTCTGCCAAGAAAACAGAGAAGCTCACACCATTCTCTGCAGCAACAGCTGTGACAACACCAGCAGGGTCTGTAGTGAAGCCTAAAGAGAGGTGCTTGGGATCTTCATTGTCAGAGGGAGGTGATAATAATCACAATATTGTGGTGAAGGAAGATGACGAATTCAGCCCCAATAGCCAAGCCACTGCCTCTGCTTCATCTTTTGAAAGAAAAGTTTCAAGATCCAGATCTGTGGGTTGTGGCAGCCGGAGCTTTTCCGGTGACTTCTTTGAGAGAATCTCAACTGGGTTTGGCGATTGCACACTCAGAAGAGTTGAATCACAAAGAGAAGGAAAGCCTAAAATCCCACAAGGAGTGATGAAAGAGAGAGTCAAATGTGGTGGTTTGTTTAGTGGGTTTATTATGACttcctcatcttcttcatcgTCTTCTTCATCTCACTGGGTCTCATCATCATCTGCAGAAGATATGAATCGTAAATCAACAACTGCAGTAGCAACAGTGACAGCGGGGCCTCCTGTAAATGTTCATGGTAGAAGTAGGAGCTGGGTTTGGGCATTTGCTAGTCCTATGAGAGCTTTCAGTACTAAACCCTCTTCAAAGGATGGGAATAAGAGACACAGCAACATCAGAGAAGCTTCAA
- the LOC120016115 gene encoding uncharacterized protein LOC120016115 isoform X4 — MEGIKGDDGGGGGGGGGGGVGVGEVDMGDGMQCSDHPYRNNPGGICAFCLQEKLGKLVSSSFPLPVRGSSSSSSSPSFRSAIGSSASTAGTTGTSSLSFAVRPTTRDHQEFYARRTRIPFILAKKKKKIIASSQSDRDIVFKRSKSTTTPRRNRTFLDTVDGDYFSPRKRTGFWSFLYKSNSAKKTEKLTPFSAATAVTTPAGSVVKPKERCLGSSLSEGGDNNHNIVVKEDDEFSPNSQATASASSFERKVSRSRSVGCGSRSFSGDFFERISTGFGDCTLRRVESQREGKPKIPQGVMKERVKCEDMNRKSTTAVATVTAGPPVNVHGRSRSWVWAFASPMRAFSTKPSSKDGNKRHSNIREASSKTTKPDLNAIPSLLAVRS, encoded by the exons ATGGAAGGAATCAAAGgagatgatggtggtggtggaggtggaggtggtggtggtggagttgGTGTCGGTGAAGTCGACATGGGAGATGGAATGCAATGCAGTGACCATCCTTATAGAAACAACCCTGGAGGGATCTGTGCATTCTGTCTTCAAGAAAAGCTTGGCAAGCTTGTTTCGTCTTCGTTTCCTTTACCTGTTCGTGGGTCTTCGTCGtcttcttcatctccttcttttaGATCTGCCATTGGAAGTTCTGCTAGCACTGCTGGTACTACTGGAacttcttcactttcttttgCAGTCCGTCCCACAACAAGAGATCACCAAGAGTTCTATGCAAGGCGGACCAGGATTCCATTTATTTtagcgaagaagaagaagaaaatcattGCTTCATCGCAATCTGATCGTGACATTGTTTTCAAGAGAAGCAAATCCACTACAACCCCAAGAAGAAACCGTACTTTCTTGGATACTGTCGATGGAGACTACTTCAGTCCAAGAAAACGAACTGGGTTTTGGTCATTTCTGTACAAATCCAACTCTGCCAAGAAAACAGAGAAGCTCACACCATTCTCTGCAGCAACAGCTGTGACAACACCAGCAGGGTCTGTAGTGAAGCCTAAAGAGAGGTGCTTGGGATCTTCATTGTCAGAGGGAGGTGATAATAATCACAATATTGTGGTGAAGGAAGATGACGAATTCAGCCCCAATAGCCAAGCCACTGCCTCTGCTTCATCTTTTGAAAGAAAAGTTTCAAGATCCAGATCTGTGGGTTGTGGCAGCCGGAGCTTTTCCGGTGACTTCTTTGAGAGAATCTCAACTGGGTTTGGCGATTGCACACTCAGAAGAGTTGAATCACAAAGAGAAGGAAAGCCTAAAATCCCACAAGGAGTGATGAAAGAGAGAGTCAAATGTG AAGATATGAATCGTAAATCAACAACTGCAGTAGCAACAGTGACAGCGGGGCCTCCTGTAAATGTTCATGGTAGAAGTAGGAGCTGGGTTTGGGCATTTGCTAGTCCTATGAGAGCTTTCAGTACTAAACCCTCTTCAAAGGATGGGAATAAGAGACACAGCAACATCAGAGAAGCTTCAAGTAAGACCACTAAACCGGATTTGAATGCCATTCCTTCTTTGTTGGCTGTGAGAAGCTAA
- the LOC120016115 gene encoding uncharacterized protein LOC120016115 isoform X3, giving the protein MEGIKGDDGGGGGGGGGGGVGVGEVDMGDGMQCSDHPYRNNPGGICAFCLQEKLGKLVSSSFPLPVRGSSSSSSSPSFRSAIGSSASTAGTTGTSSLSFAVRPTTRDHQEFYARRTRIPFILAKKKKKIIASSQSDRDIVFKRSKSTTTPRRNRTFLDTVDGDYFSPRKRTGFWSFLYKSNSAKKTEKLTPFSAATAVTTPAGSVVKPKERCLGSSLSEGGDNNHNIVVKEDDEFSPNSQATASASSFERKVSRSRSVGCGSRSFSGDFFERISTGFGDCTLRRVESQREGKPKIPQGVMKERVKCGEDMNRKSTTAVATVTAGPPVNVHGRSRSWVWAFASPMRAFSTKPSSKDGNKRHSNIREASSKTTKPDLNAIPSLLAVRS; this is encoded by the exons ATGGAAGGAATCAAAGgagatgatggtggtggtggaggtggaggtggtggtggtggagttgGTGTCGGTGAAGTCGACATGGGAGATGGAATGCAATGCAGTGACCATCCTTATAGAAACAACCCTGGAGGGATCTGTGCATTCTGTCTTCAAGAAAAGCTTGGCAAGCTTGTTTCGTCTTCGTTTCCTTTACCTGTTCGTGGGTCTTCGTCGtcttcttcatctccttcttttaGATCTGCCATTGGAAGTTCTGCTAGCACTGCTGGTACTACTGGAacttcttcactttcttttgCAGTCCGTCCCACAACAAGAGATCACCAAGAGTTCTATGCAAGGCGGACCAGGATTCCATTTATTTtagcgaagaagaagaagaaaatcattGCTTCATCGCAATCTGATCGTGACATTGTTTTCAAGAGAAGCAAATCCACTACAACCCCAAGAAGAAACCGTACTTTCTTGGATACTGTCGATGGAGACTACTTCAGTCCAAGAAAACGAACTGGGTTTTGGTCATTTCTGTACAAATCCAACTCTGCCAAGAAAACAGAGAAGCTCACACCATTCTCTGCAGCAACAGCTGTGACAACACCAGCAGGGTCTGTAGTGAAGCCTAAAGAGAGGTGCTTGGGATCTTCATTGTCAGAGGGAGGTGATAATAATCACAATATTGTGGTGAAGGAAGATGACGAATTCAGCCCCAATAGCCAAGCCACTGCCTCTGCTTCATCTTTTGAAAGAAAAGTTTCAAGATCCAGATCTGTGGGTTGTGGCAGCCGGAGCTTTTCCGGTGACTTCTTTGAGAGAATCTCAACTGGGTTTGGCGATTGCACACTCAGAAGAGTTGAATCACAAAGAGAAGGAAAGCCTAAAATCCCACAAGGAGTGATGAAAGAGAGAGTCAAATGTGGTG AAGATATGAATCGTAAATCAACAACTGCAGTAGCAACAGTGACAGCGGGGCCTCCTGTAAATGTTCATGGTAGAAGTAGGAGCTGGGTTTGGGCATTTGCTAGTCCTATGAGAGCTTTCAGTACTAAACCCTCTTCAAAGGATGGGAATAAGAGACACAGCAACATCAGAGAAGCTTCAAGTAAGACCACTAAACCGGATTTGAATGCCATTCCTTCTTTGTTGGCTGTGAGAAGCTAA
- the LOC120016115 gene encoding uncharacterized protein LOC120016115 isoform X1 translates to MEGIKGDDGGGGGGGGGGGVGVGEVDMGDGMQCSDHPYRNNPGGICAFCLQEKLGKLVSSSFPLPVRGSSSSSSSPSFRSAIGSSASTAGTTGTSSLSFAVRPTTRDHQEFYARRTRIPFILAKKKKKIIASSQSDRDIVFKRSKSTTTPRRNRTFLDTVDGDYFSPRKRTGFWSFLYKSNSAKKTEKLTPFSAATAVTTPAGSVVKPKERCLGSSLSEGGDNNHNIVVKEDDEFSPNSQATASASSFERKVSRSRSVGCGSRSFSGDFFERISTGFGDCTLRRVESQREGKPKIPQGVMKERVKCGGLFSGFIMTSSSSSSSSSSHWVSSSSAEDMNRKSTTAVATVTAGPPVNVHGRSRSWVWAFASPMRAFSTKPSSKDGNKRHSNIREASSKTTKPDLNAIPSLLAVRS, encoded by the coding sequence ATGGAAGGAATCAAAGgagatgatggtggtggtggaggtggaggtggtggtggtggagttgGTGTCGGTGAAGTCGACATGGGAGATGGAATGCAATGCAGTGACCATCCTTATAGAAACAACCCTGGAGGGATCTGTGCATTCTGTCTTCAAGAAAAGCTTGGCAAGCTTGTTTCGTCTTCGTTTCCTTTACCTGTTCGTGGGTCTTCGTCGtcttcttcatctccttcttttaGATCTGCCATTGGAAGTTCTGCTAGCACTGCTGGTACTACTGGAacttcttcactttcttttgCAGTCCGTCCCACAACAAGAGATCACCAAGAGTTCTATGCAAGGCGGACCAGGATTCCATTTATTTtagcgaagaagaagaagaaaatcattGCTTCATCGCAATCTGATCGTGACATTGTTTTCAAGAGAAGCAAATCCACTACAACCCCAAGAAGAAACCGTACTTTCTTGGATACTGTCGATGGAGACTACTTCAGTCCAAGAAAACGAACTGGGTTTTGGTCATTTCTGTACAAATCCAACTCTGCCAAGAAAACAGAGAAGCTCACACCATTCTCTGCAGCAACAGCTGTGACAACACCAGCAGGGTCTGTAGTGAAGCCTAAAGAGAGGTGCTTGGGATCTTCATTGTCAGAGGGAGGTGATAATAATCACAATATTGTGGTGAAGGAAGATGACGAATTCAGCCCCAATAGCCAAGCCACTGCCTCTGCTTCATCTTTTGAAAGAAAAGTTTCAAGATCCAGATCTGTGGGTTGTGGCAGCCGGAGCTTTTCCGGTGACTTCTTTGAGAGAATCTCAACTGGGTTTGGCGATTGCACACTCAGAAGAGTTGAATCACAAAGAGAAGGAAAGCCTAAAATCCCACAAGGAGTGATGAAAGAGAGAGTCAAATGTGGTGGTTTGTTTAGTGGGTTTATTATGACttcctcatcttcttcatcgTCTTCTTCATCTCACTGGGTCTCATCATCATCTGCAGAAGATATGAATCGTAAATCAACAACTGCAGTAGCAACAGTGACAGCGGGGCCTCCTGTAAATGTTCATGGTAGAAGTAGGAGCTGGGTTTGGGCATTTGCTAGTCCTATGAGAGCTTTCAGTACTAAACCCTCTTCAAAGGATGGGAATAAGAGACACAGCAACATCAGAGAAGCTTCAAGTAAGACCACTAAACCGGATTTGAATGCCATTCCTTCTTTGTTGGCTGTGAGAAGCTAA